In Thiovibrio frasassiensis, one DNA window encodes the following:
- a CDS encoding sulfite exporter TauE/SafE family protein, with product MYMYLPIALTSVNYLVVMGLGLGVGLLSGLFGVGGGFLMTPLLMMIGIPPTIAAATDANQIVAASASGTFSHWRLGNVDFKMGLYLLIGGFAGGAAGVQVIKILRATGGADFMIKMTYVIMLGGVGSFMFVESLNAMRKPKQAPAAAASATAVKAKKVGFFASLPLQVYFEKSGVTHSALVPLVLGTFVGVLAAIMGVGGGFLMVPVMIYMLRMPMHVVVGTSLFQILFTCIEVTYLQAYSNHTVDFMLALLLLIGSVFGAQIGTVLGKKLHGDQLKILLSIIVLAVTVKIVLELVMEPSILLSYAGGH from the coding sequence ATGTACATGTATTTGCCAATAGCCCTCACCAGTGTGAATTATTTGGTGGTAATGGGCCTGGGACTGGGGGTCGGCCTGTTGTCCGGCCTCTTTGGGGTGGGCGGGGGGTTTCTCATGACCCCGCTCCTGATGATGATCGGCATTCCGCCGACAATTGCCGCGGCAACGGATGCCAACCAGATCGTGGCTGCTTCCGCTTCCGGAACCTTTTCCCACTGGCGTCTCGGTAACGTTGATTTCAAGATGGGGCTTTATCTTTTGATCGGCGGTTTTGCCGGCGGCGCAGCGGGCGTTCAGGTGATCAAGATTTTGCGTGCCACCGGCGGCGCGGATTTCATGATCAAAATGACCTATGTGATCATGTTGGGTGGGGTGGGCAGCTTCATGTTTGTTGAAAGCCTCAATGCCATGCGCAAGCCCAAGCAGGCTCCGGCCGCTGCCGCCTCGGCAACTGCGGTGAAAGCGAAGAAGGTTGGCTTTTTTGCGTCCCTGCCTTTACAGGTTTACTTTGAGAAATCCGGGGTCACCCACTCGGCTCTGGTGCCTCTCGTTCTTGGTACCTTTGTCGGTGTTCTTGCCGCGATCATGGGGGTTGGCGGCGGATTCCTTATGGTGCCCGTAATGATCTACATGTTGCGGATGCCCATGCATGTGGTCGTGGGAACCAGCCTCTTTCAGATCCTTTTCACCTGCATCGAGGTCACCTATCTCCAGGCGTACTCCAACCATACGGTTGATTTTATGCTTGCCCTGCTTCTCCTTATAGGTTCGGTTTTTGGCGCCCAGATCGGGACCGTGCTCGGGAAGAAGCTCCATGGCGACCAGTTGAAGATTTTGCTTTCCATCATCGTTCTTGCGGTTACGGTCAAGATTGTTCTGGAGCTGGTTATGGAGCCTTCCATTCTTCTTTCCTATGCGGGAGGCCACTAA
- a CDS encoding TIGR02186 family protein has translation MKRTLKNFSHHLVAAAVAFFGLAVLSVPAAQALTCSVTPDNIPITFTYHGAQLSITGQSASADDLIVTITSEPADTALKYKEKVGGLVWMKKGTLEFKDAPRIYMLHSTADLSRILGAAELNQNMLGYDALRGHIRIEDSTGKPADGKWFDEYLKFKKQEKVYDVQEGTVVRQHGVDGNTYQVNVAWPYQAPPGIYTVEVLAARNGKLVDRATTHFEVKSTGMVAALSKMAFDQAGLYGIMAVIIALIAGLAVGAIFKKGGGSH, from the coding sequence ATGAAACGCACACTCAAGAATTTTTCGCACCATCTTGTTGCCGCGGCCGTTGCTTTCTTCGGGCTTGCCGTCCTGTCCGTACCCGCAGCCCAGGCCTTGACCTGCTCGGTTACTCCCGATAACATTCCCATCACCTTCACCTATCATGGTGCGCAGCTCTCGATCACCGGTCAGAGCGCCAGTGCCGATGACCTGATTGTCACCATTACCAGCGAACCGGCTGATACCGCTTTGAAATACAAGGAAAAGGTCGGTGGTTTGGTCTGGATGAAAAAGGGCACCTTGGAGTTCAAGGATGCGCCACGCATCTATATGCTGCACAGTACCGCAGATCTGAGCCGTATTCTGGGCGCTGCCGAACTCAATCAGAATATGCTCGGCTACGACGCCCTGCGCGGACACATCCGGATTGAAGACAGTACGGGGAAACCGGCGGACGGGAAATGGTTCGATGAATACCTTAAGTTCAAGAAGCAGGAAAAGGTCTATGACGTTCAGGAAGGAACTGTTGTCCGCCAGCATGGAGTGGACGGTAACACCTATCAAGTGAATGTTGCCTGGCCCTATCAGGCCCCTCCGGGGATCTATACGGTTGAGGTTCTTGCCGCCAGAAACGGCAAGCTTGTTGATCGGGCCACGACCCATTTTGAGGTCAAGAGTACCGGGATGGTTGCAGCCCTTTCAAAAATGGCCTTTGACCAAGCCGGCTTGTATGGCATAATGGCTGTTATCATTGCCTTGATCGCAGGTTTGGCAGTTGGTGCCATTTTCAAGAAGGGTGGCGGCAGTCACTGA